The following DNA comes from Equus caballus isolate H_3958 breed thoroughbred chromosome 15, TB-T2T, whole genome shotgun sequence.
GGCACTGACCAAGCTTTCCGAGTCCAGAAGACAGGTGGGCACCTGCTggactcccttcccctcccccagagagGACCTCACACTGACTGTGGAAAGGGCCTTGATGGCCCCCACGCTGGAATGCTTGCAGGAACAGTGGCCTCGGCTCCACCACCAAAGATCCCACATGCACCTTCTTTTCCAGCCTGGTTACCTGTGCTCAGACAGGTTGGACATGGTACTCAGAGCATGTGTTTGAAACTGGATGAATAGACAAGTCACTATGTGGAAAtaaaagctcagagaggtaacaAGTCTCCTCTCCATGAGTTCTAGTAGATAATATGCAGAGATGAACACAGTTGCCTTGATTTGGAAGAATCAGGGGGCATTAGTacaattttcttttatatgttttctaaGTATAAGTGtactttttccaaatgaaaacagaattggTAGGAAGAAGAACAGATAGCCGACAGGGCCCACTGGTGTGGTAGGTGGGAGGTTAGAGGTTCCCTCACTCTCTCAGTGACTGCAGGGCAGGTAGCTTCTCTAGAAGGTGGGCTCCTGGTCATCATGAGGGGTCAGTCCCCATGGAGAGGCCTTTGGAGGAAGCCCAGGTAGAAGGATGAGTGTGAGAGTGAAAGGTGGGGGCCAGGGCTGTCCCAGGCGGTATCTGCTAGATTCTGATCTTCGCTCAGCAACTGCTTCCCCGTCTGAGAAGCTTGCTGTGTGGCAAAGGTGCTCTGCAGGGGCTGTAGGTGAAACCTGGGAGGAAAGTGCTGAACTGAGGAGCAGGCCGCCCAGCCCCAACCTGCTGAGGCTGCATTCCGAGGACCCActggcccagccctgctctgtgcATTTGATGTTTTGGGCAACTTGGGCCAAATTCCCGATGAAACTCACTGTACAGGTCGTGAGCTTTCACGCAGAAGGGCGGGGTCCGGTCCCTCTCTGGGCAGAGAGAATGAGCCCTGTCACTCTCAGGGTCAAACAGCAGACATGATTGAGCTTGATGGATGCTTTATACTCtgaattttgcctctttctcctgAGCCCTGCCTGCCCTTGGCCTTTCCAGCTCTGCCCCAGGAGCCACCCTGCTCCCCACGGAGATCAAAGGCTCTCTGGCCTCTGGGACTCACCCATGCTGCTCCCTGACCTGGcacatccctcctccctctgctctgcacAGGCCCTCCTCACGCTGCCCTGTGGGCATCGGTCCTGTCATCTTCTTGCAGAACTCGCTGCCTATGCCTGCTTCCTTCTGCCCTGGACCCCCGTGGCTGTCCACGTTCTACCTCGTGCCCCTCCCTGAGTGCCCCCAACTCTTATGTTAGATTTCCTTATTTGTACTTGTCACCCTGCAGTGTGGGGAGCAGTGCCTGATGATCCTCTGTAGGGaagctctctccccctccccccacttaACCACTGCTCACTCACTCAAGGGCCCCTTCCTCCCACAAGCTCCCCTATCCCCAGGCCAAGCCCGGCTGTGCTGGTGGATGCTCTTGGGGCTCCCTTCCAGCACCAACCTTGTTACACATTTATGATGCAGGTGTGATGGGTGCCCATCTCCTGCCCCCATGAGAAGCTTCACAAAGGCAGGGGGCACGTCCGCCCTGCTCCCATTGCCCGGCACTCACTGACCTGGTGCTGATGCGGCACTGAGGGCAGGGCCTCTATTACTGCTGTGTCTTCAGTGCATCCAAGATGTGCTCAGAAATGGGGGCCTGTCCCCATCCCAGCCTGATTGTATAATGACTGGCACGTGTGCTTCCTCTCAGTGTCTGGCCTGCAGAGATGGGGAAAGTGCCCAGTGCAGGCCCAGCCCAGGGGTCTATTGACTCTGAATGTGCTGTCCCTTTTGGATGGAACTCGCCTAGGGAGCAAGGACTCTGTCTTCCCTATTCGCAAGCCCTCCACCCTCCGTTCCTGTCCCTGAGACACCAGACAACACAAGCCCCTGCTGCATGGTTGGAATCTGGAGATTGGTGACGACTCTCTCAGGCGGTGAGACAGTGCCAATCTCCCTGGAATTAGGAGACGTGAACCTGGAAGAGGTTGGGAAGAAGTGAAAAAGATCACCTGTGGTAGCTCATTGTCACTGGAGGCTGCAGGGCACAGGTACCCAGTCAATGCATTACACCACAGCTCTCTGATGAGTGAGCACTCACCACCTCTGGTTTCAAGTGTGTGGATTGTATGCAGTAGGCACAGAGGCAGTGGGAACAGTCCACTTTCTGGAGTCAAGACATCTGGGTGTCCTCCCTGTGGCCTGGGCACATTCCCTCCCCATCTGAGCCTGCAGGGTGGGGTGACAGCTGTCAGAAAGGCTCCATGGGATTAATGAGGTCATGTGGGCAAAGTGCCTATGGTGGGGCTGGGCACTTCGTAGGTCCTCAGCAGTGCTGTTTCCCCTCCGCCCTCCTGGGGTCAAGGCTTCTGGGATTCCATTAGTCCATCGGCCCAGCAGGTGCCCTTGTTGCTTCTGCCAGGAGTGGGAATCAAAAAACGGGGATGACGGCCTCCAATCTTGTGTTCCCAGTTCAGGGGTTAAAGGTCCAGAGCCCTGTGATCCGGGCAGAGATGCCTCAGGGAGCCAGTGCCCAGTGCCATGTTTGAGATGACCACGAAGCCTGGATTTGGGTGGCTGTCGATGGTCTGTATGGAATGTGGCATTTGATTGGCAGTTGTCCACCTTAAGTATGTTCTTAAAAATTTCTGTACTGTgtgaattttttccagttttactgagaaataattgacatcgCTGTATAAGTctcaggtgtacagcatgatggtttgatttacatataaatgtgaagtgattaccacaataggttacttaacatccatcatctcatacagatacaataaaaagaaaagaaaaagaaagttctccttgtgatgagaactcttaggctctactctcttaacaactttcctgcATCTCACACAGCTGTGTTCACTGTAGTCACCGTGCTGGACATTACGTCCCTGGTACTTATTCATCttagaactggaagtttgtaccttttgagcaCCTTCCTCcaatccccccaccccccagacccCATCTCTGTCTGacctctttttctatgagtttggtgggatatgtgttttttttttttaggtttcacatataagtgaggtcatacaccatttgtctttctctgtctggctgatttcactcagcataataccttcaaggtccatccgtgttgtcacaaatggtaggatttcctcattttttatggctgaataatattccattgtctgtatacACCACGActtcctcctccatccatccatccattaagTACAGTCTTGATCAAGGGCTTGCAGCTTTGGAGGCACAGCGTCACTCAGGTTCAAGGCTGAGCTCCACCACTcacctgctgtgtggccttgggcagctacttaacctttctgagcctccatcacctcatcagtaaaatgggggtCATTCTACAGACCCAAAAAGTAAATCCCACCTGCTATGATTTCCTGGCAAGTCCTGCCCCATGAATCTTTCTTTGAACATGCCCCTGTCCCCCAGTCCCTTCTCCCACTCCCAATTCCCTCCCCCGACACACACCAGCTGGAGGTGACCTCTTCCACCCTCGGGCTGGCACAGCAATCGTCACTTTCATGTTTCTGCTTTGTAGAAACCCACAGTAGGCCATATTCTTATTTTGACAGAAGCCCCAGATCCTCCCAGACTGACCCCACATTCACACCCACTATGCTCCTAGGAGGACCAAGGACTCTGAAGTGAGTCATTATGGGCTGAGGGTGTTTTCTCATGTCCTGCTGGAGACCAAAGTGTGGTCCTGTCTTATGGACATGAACCCCCTACATCATCGGCTCGTGGCCCAGAGCACCCTGGGGCAGCTCTGTGACATGCAGACAGACTGTCTCTATTGACCACACTCTACGTTCAAACAGTGTCATTGTGCTTCCTCCTCGGGCGGTCAAGCACCAACAAGGCCGGGTCCATCCCGGCAGAGGATGGGTACCTACTGAGCACTGTGCATGGGCTGGGGTCTTGGTTGGGCACTGAGGACATGATATGGCAGGAAGGAGACAGGCGGATGGGGacggggtgggggctgccctgCAGAGGGTAGAGTGTGGTCAGGAAGAGGACCATCAAGCAAAGACGGCAGGTGAGATGAGGGTCACAGAGAAAGGGCCCTTCCTAGATCCTTTGTGGCTCTTGGGCCTCAGCAAAGGAGGCTGGAGCCCATCAGCCTCACTGGGCTGCACTAGGGAGCTGCACCTTCTCCCCAGAGTCACGAGCCCAAGACTGAGGAATTTAGCAGCAAAGGTTTGAAACAGCCAGCAGAAAACCCAaccgaaaaacaaacaaacaaaaacttcaagGCCAGGTGAAGATGTTATTAAGAATTGAGAAGACCTTTGTGTGTTTAATTGGTGAATACTGACAGAGAAATTGCCAAACAGCTTTGGATGGATTTGCTTGAGTGTTATCTCACCTCCCGCCAGTTGTGGTTGTCCCCACCAGAGTCTCCTTAAGACGAAGCAGATGGACACCTTGGGTCTCAGGCCACCAAGGCCAGCAGCCCCGAGGAGGCTCACAGAGGCGCAGTGGGATGTTCTCACTTCAGGTGCCTGGTCCCTCTCTGTGAGTGTCAGAAAGGACAGCTCATGGTcatgggtgtttttgtttttctgaaaatgtgtCCAGGAACTGACTTCTCTCCACAGAAACGGGGAAAGAAACAGAGCTGTGTAGAGGGAAAGGGTGAGGGTCCCACTGGGGAGAGGGGGCGGtgcctgctggggctgtgggtgCAGCCACAGAAGTGCTGGGGAGTCTGAGCTGGGGCTGCCCTGGATGGCAGAAATATTTTCGGCTCTGGGACTGTAGGAGAAAACTCAGTGCTACTGTCTACattaaaataaagaggaaaactaCTGGAGTGCgacacttgttaaaaatacagtcaaaaaagaataaagagctctcggttctgttccattgatctgcgtgtctgtttctgtgctcgtactatgctgttttaattactacagCATTGTAGTGTGTTTGAATCCAGGGAGTGTAATACCACAAATCTATGGATAGCTCATCTTCGACAGAAAAGAtgcactggagaaaggaaagtctcttcaataaatgctgctgggaaaactggacagccacctgtGAAAGAACGAAAATacactattatcttacaccaggCACAAAAAGTacctcaaaatgcattaaagacttgaatgtaagacatgaaccTAAAATTCCccgaagaaaatataggcagtacactcttttacTTCAGTCTTAGCACTATCTTTTTGAATACcttgtctactcaggcaaggaaaacaaaagaaaaataaacaaatgggaccaggaccacatcagactaaaaagctcctgcacagcaaaggaaactatccacaaaacgaaaagacaacccaccaaaggggaagaaatatttgcaaattatgtatctgacgagtagttaatttccaaaatacataaagaatgcATACAACTTAACAAAAAATGAACCCAATCAAAAAagaggcagaggatatgaacagtcatttttccaaagaaaatatacagatggccaacaggcacaggaaaagatgttcaatatggctagtcactagggaaatgcaaatcaaaactacaatgagatatcacctcacacccatcagattaagaagacaagaaataagtgttgcagaggatgtggagaaaagggaaccctcatatactgctggcaggagtgcaaattggtacagccattaggaaaactgtatggagattcctcaaaaaattaaaaatagaaataccatgtgatgtcagtatttatccaaaaaacatgaaaatgcaaattcagaaagatatatgcacccttgtgttcatcacagcattattcacaatagccaacttgtggaagcaacccaagtgcttgtcaatggatgaatagataaagatgtggtgtatacacacacatatatatacatacacatgcaatggaatactactcagccataaaaaaagaaaaaatagtgccATTttcgacaacatggatggatcctaAGTGTAtaatgccaagtgaaataagtcagagagagaaagacaaatacgtATGACTACACCCATATGtgcagataaacaaacaaacacacagataaggagaacagattagtggctaccagaggggaaggaggtgaaggaaggGCAAATGGGGTGAAagggtacatatgtatggtgacatcAAAATTAGACTACTGATGATGAGCACATTGCAGTCTATACAGAACCTGATAGATAATAAGGTACACCtcaaatttacacaatgttataaactaaggtgacctcaataaaataattaaagaaaaaaaataaagtgtggtccagaaaataaaggaaaacaaaaaaccagtGGCAACAGGGAGTCAAAACACATGGGGAGGAGTACTCCCACCCCAGCGGTGCAGGCCCCCCTCCCTGAGAGAAGGGCACGGATCTGCTCTAGAAGGTCCTTCCTGTCCCTTGGATTCAATGCAGATGGACCCCAGCACCTTCTCCACCACCCTCCTCCGGGGCTGGCAGGGCTAAGAGCAGCCTCCTCCCCTCAAAGAGACACAAAGCTCCAGCACTGAGAGGAGCGGACTGTGGGTGCAGGGTTCCTGGCGCTGCGAAGGCGCAGGGAGAAAGGTTGGTGACCAGAGCTGGTCCCCACGACGCCCCTGCAGACCCCCAGCCTGCAGCTGCGGGCAGGACTAGGATCTCGTCCCACCGCGAGCCCGGACGCGGAGGTCGCTCACATTAACGCACCCAGTGGAAAAGTGGAGATCCATCTTAAGAACAGTTAGAGCAATGGGGACCTGAGGGGTGTCGCTGTGGGGAGTTTGGAGCCTAGTTAGTGACGGTTCTTATTCTTAAGGGATGGAGATCCTCTGCCACGAGGGCAAAACGTGCGAAGCGCTCCGTCAAAGGGACTTTTCCTGTTCCCCACGCGAGATGGCACCTGGATGTGGGGCGAGCGAGTCAGGCCCCCGCCCCAGCTCGGCGATCCGGTTGTGCGCCCTCGGGTGGTTCAGGGTGGCGCCCGAGGCAGTCTGGCGGGTCCCTCGGGGCGCGCAGGGCTGGCtcggacgggacgggacggggagGGACGGGGCGGGGCAGGCGGCGGCCCGGGCTCCTCCCTCCTGGGTTCCGGGCGCTTCTGCACTTAAGCTGGGCGCGGGGTACTGGGTTGCTGGGCTCCGAGAGCAAGAGAGCGGTCAGCGcggagccagagccagagccgcGCGTCCTGTCCACAAGCCGACACCAGCACGCCGGCATGGCCCCTACAGCGTCATCGGGCGGCAGCACCCTGCCCAGCGGCTTCGCGGTTTTCACCACCTTCCCCGACTTGCTCTTTATTTTGGAGTTTGTGAGTGGCTGGGCCGGAGCCTGGGAGGGCGTGGGATGGGCTGAGCCGTGCACTATCGCGGGTCTCTGCGCAGGGTTCCGGACCAGATTCACAGGTTGCGTGGGTCCTGGGAGCATCGGGATAGCCGGGCCGGAGTGAAGCAAATCTCCCCGACTCCAGTCGTTTGGCCCCTCCCAGACCAAGGACAATGATAGAAACAGTCTCCACAATTTAGGTGGAAAAACCAGATTCGCGAATGGGTCAGACGTTGGGCGCCGGCTAGGGTCCATCCATCGCGCGCTGGTTCCAAAGCTGCGCTCTGACCCGCTTCCCATGGGCGCAGAGGAAGCCCTTATGCGAGAGCGACGTCCTTGTAGGGGTGCCCAGCTTTGTTCAGGGTTAGGATTTCGTTTacaaaaatcagcaaaagaaGCCTGAGCATCACCAACCGAGGCGTGGGGATTGGGTTGGTGAGGGAGGAGCGGAATCCGGGTTATTCTCTTCTGGCCTTTGAAGGTTTCTGGGGAGAGAACTTATTCGTGACAACTTTGACctggaaataataaaacaggCCACTGTTTGCTCCGCCACAGTCATTCTGCCCTGTGTGTGGAgtcgggggaggggagagggctggcaAAATTGGTCCCATGTAGCGGCTGACCTTGAGCAGTCTGAAGGCCTCCTGACATTGGTCTGTCCTTGGGCTGGAGCCCCACAGCTCCGCTGGTGGCTGTAGGAAAGCGTTTCCTAGCC
Coding sequences within:
- the LOC100063322 gene encoding myelin and lymphocyte protein isoform X1, whose product is MAPTASSGGSTLPSGFAVFTTFPDLLFILEFVFSYAATLLYVVHAVFSLIRWKSS